A single window of Archangium gephyra DNA harbors:
- a CDS encoding IgA Peptidase M64 has product MNVLLALLLAASATGAPAPRTFRVDYFHTGNATEEHFSLDRLVVEPLPWPGSPARGVDETNLGKYLFEVRDRATNRLLYSRGFASIYGEWETTPEAREMNRTFHESLRFPTPEKPVQVMLKKRAKDNSFRELWSFTVDPQDMFVDPSSPPAPGPLLKLVDHGPSADKVDFLILGDGYTEKERAKFEKDARRLVELLFGFSPFKERKQDFNVWGLMPASRESGISRPSTGIHRDSPVGSTYDAFRSERYVLTFENRRFRDIAAFAPYEFVEILVNGNTYGGGGIFGLYSTVAADSLWAPYVFVHEFGHHFAGLADEYYTSDSAYAPAEERVEPWEKNATALKDPAQLKWKHLVAPGTPLPTPWQKDEYEKHALEVQQQRRRIRAERRPESEMDALFLAQRDWEEKFLGQHPYAGKVGAFEGAHYEARGYYRPQLDCVMFTRDRVPFCSVCQHALSEVIDLYAGPRTGKAPKTAP; this is encoded by the coding sequence ATGAACGTCCTCCTGGCCCTGCTGCTGGCCGCGAGCGCCACTGGCGCTCCGGCCCCCCGCACCTTCCGCGTCGACTACTTCCACACCGGCAACGCCACCGAGGAGCACTTCAGCCTCGACCGGCTCGTGGTGGAGCCGCTGCCCTGGCCCGGCAGCCCCGCGCGCGGCGTGGATGAGACCAACCTCGGCAAGTACCTCTTCGAGGTGCGCGATCGCGCCACCAACCGGCTGCTGTACTCGCGCGGCTTCGCCTCCATCTACGGCGAGTGGGAGACGACTCCCGAGGCCCGCGAGATGAACCGCACCTTCCACGAGTCCCTGCGCTTCCCCACCCCGGAGAAGCCCGTGCAGGTGATGCTCAAGAAGCGCGCCAAGGACAACTCCTTCCGCGAGCTGTGGAGCTTCACCGTCGACCCCCAGGACATGTTCGTCGACCCGTCCTCGCCCCCCGCGCCCGGCCCGCTGCTCAAGCTGGTGGACCATGGCCCGTCCGCGGACAAGGTGGACTTCCTCATCCTCGGCGATGGCTACACCGAGAAGGAGCGCGCCAAGTTCGAGAAGGACGCACGGCGGCTGGTGGAGCTCCTCTTCGGCTTCTCGCCCTTCAAGGAGCGCAAGCAGGACTTCAACGTGTGGGGCCTCATGCCCGCCTCGCGCGAGTCCGGCATCTCGCGCCCCTCCACCGGCATCCACCGCGACTCGCCCGTGGGCTCCACCTATGACGCCTTCCGCAGCGAGCGCTATGTCCTCACCTTCGAGAACCGCCGCTTCCGCGACATCGCCGCCTTCGCGCCCTACGAGTTCGTGGAGATCCTCGTCAACGGCAACACCTACGGCGGCGGCGGCATTTTCGGCCTCTACAGCACCGTGGCCGCCGACAGCCTCTGGGCCCCCTACGTCTTCGTCCACGAGTTCGGCCACCACTTCGCCGGGCTCGCGGACGAGTACTACACCTCGGACTCGGCCTATGCCCCCGCCGAGGAGCGCGTGGAGCCGTGGGAGAAGAACGCCACCGCGCTCAAGGACCCCGCGCAGCTCAAGTGGAAGCACCTGGTGGCGCCCGGCACGCCCCTGCCCACGCCCTGGCAGAAGGACGAGTACGAGAAGCACGCGCTCGAGGTGCAGCAGCAGCGCCGCCGCATCCGCGCCGAGCGCCGCCCCGAGTCGGAGATGGATGCGCTCTTCCTCGCCCAGCGCGACTGGGAGGAGAAGTTCCTCGGGCAGCACCCGTACGCCGGCAAGGTGGGCGCCTTCGAGGGCGCCCACTACGAGGCCCGCGGCTACT